In the genome of Pelobacter seleniigenes DSM 18267, one region contains:
- a CDS encoding PAS domain S-box protein, whose product MWASDDQEIRHLFDEYLQLYASRDDRLTDYFSEDFSGFTGGGDFLVKDRAQWVAITRQDFAQVKEPLRIELKDLSVQWLAETIAVTTGFFKIHLPIEDHILSRETARLVLIFRKEARGWKISHSSISIPYHLVREGEVYPLQGLVERNKILEEQVTERTIQLSAANHELLQTNEKLEKEITNHKRAAEALRASKEQLSVLVDTSGAGIIQVSPREIIEFGNNRIAEMFGMSVLEFVGTPYQDHLHESEQIIGDNRMRQLIEGKIPSISLDQHYVRQDGTDFWGHLSCRRLENSDGSLRVLAGVITDITERKQTEDELRKSEERMRLFFEHQIVGMAIMSPEHGWLQVNNKLCQMLGYTREELKSKSWVDITYPEDIPLATEKFNSLLSGEIDNYSIEKRILRKDGEIVHTNLSIGCVRHPDGSVDYVLGLIEDVSAYQLLGLKREEDQRFLQTILDSISDFIFYKDQDSVFLGCNEAYASRYIGTSKDKIIGHSEKDFNPHSEAVEKFIESDRQVMETGQPSILKPWISLADGRKTLVEVLKTPFYDANKQVAGVIGVARDITKHHLALEAIIREKETAQRYLDIAGVMFCALNRAGEIILINKKGSEILGYGDNELLGQNWFDVCLPASARKKAGEVFAAQLAGEHTLVKLYESSIINRKGEERLIAFHRTFLHDEDGISGVLFSGEDITEKRLIQDELLKNQKLESLGVLAGGIAHDFNNILTAIIGNISLARRSLGNPEKTDRLLGNAEQASLRATSLATQLLTFAMGGKPIKQRVSVEHILEEALLLTLRGTNIKGILDIPEALHAIEADEGQLNQVFNNLLINAVQAMPAGGSLTVKAENVFLGSQNQMLLPRGEYVLLLFADQGCGIQENDLTKIFDPYFTTKSGGNGLGLASASSIIRRHGGHISATSTMGQGTIFQIYLPATDEIYSKDQAETEPQMAAANFSGSILVMDDETMILDILTDMLRHLGFHVTACENGALAVAKYKAEVTSGKPFSAVIMDLTIPGGMGGKEAAEQILAFDPKARLIVSSGYSNDLIMSDYGSYGFIGAVTKPYNLAKLSQVLSSTGVGNRDIGPEQSSSEV is encoded by the coding sequence ATGTGGGCGAGTGACGACCAAGAAATCCGGCACCTGTTTGATGAGTACCTCCAACTGTATGCCTCCCGAGACGATCGCCTGACTGATTATTTTAGTGAAGATTTTTCCGGTTTTACCGGGGGTGGCGATTTCCTCGTCAAAGACCGGGCGCAATGGGTTGCGATTACCCGCCAGGATTTTGCCCAGGTTAAGGAACCGCTCCGCATTGAGCTCAAAGATCTTTCAGTCCAGTGGCTGGCTGAGACGATTGCTGTCACGACCGGTTTTTTCAAGATTCATTTGCCGATTGAAGACCACATCCTGTCGCGAGAAACGGCTCGCCTTGTGTTGATATTTCGGAAGGAAGCGCGCGGCTGGAAAATTTCCCATAGTAGCATTTCCATCCCCTATCATCTGGTTCGTGAGGGAGAAGTCTATCCACTCCAAGGGTTGGTCGAGCGCAATAAAATTCTGGAAGAGCAGGTCACTGAGAGAACGATTCAACTTTCTGCGGCAAATCATGAACTTCTGCAGACAAATGAAAAACTGGAGAAGGAGATAACCAACCACAAGCGGGCTGCGGAAGCATTGCGAGCCAGCAAAGAGCAGTTGAGCGTTCTTGTCGATACTTCGGGGGCAGGTATTATTCAGGTCTCCCCGCGAGAAATCATTGAATTCGGTAACAACCGGATAGCTGAAATGTTCGGGATGTCGGTTCTGGAATTTGTTGGTACTCCGTATCAAGATCATCTGCATGAATCTGAACAAATTATCGGTGATAACCGAATGCGCCAATTGATCGAGGGAAAGATTCCGTCTATATCGCTCGATCAGCATTATGTCCGGCAGGATGGTACCGATTTTTGGGGGCACCTGTCTTGCCGGAGACTGGAAAATTCAGATGGAAGCCTGCGCGTTCTTGCCGGAGTTATCACCGATATCACGGAACGCAAGCAGACTGAAGATGAATTGCGGAAGAGTGAAGAACGGATGCGGCTCTTCTTTGAACACCAGATTGTCGGTATGGCAATCATGTCGCCTGAACATGGCTGGCTTCAGGTGAACAATAAGTTGTGTCAGATGCTGGGGTATACCCGTGAAGAGTTAAAATCCAAATCCTGGGTAGATATTACGTATCCTGAAGATATCCCCCTGGCGACTGAAAAGTTCAATTCGCTTTTGTCCGGAGAAATAGACAACTACTCCATAGAAAAGCGAATCCTTCGTAAAGATGGTGAGATTGTCCACACCAACCTGTCCATTGGCTGTGTCCGCCACCCCGACGGCTCTGTCGATTATGTTCTCGGGCTTATTGAAGACGTTTCCGCTTATCAACTGTTAGGACTAAAACGTGAGGAAGATCAGCGGTTTTTGCAGACCATCCTGGATTCCATCTCCGACTTTATTTTCTATAAAGATCAAGATAGCGTTTTCCTTGGCTGTAACGAAGCTTATGCCTCCCGCTATATCGGAACCTCCAAAGATAAAATCATTGGCCACTCTGAAAAGGACTTTAATCCTCATTCAGAGGCGGTAGAGAAATTCATAGAATCCGATCGTCAGGTCATGGAGACCGGGCAGCCGTCAATTCTAAAACCCTGGATATCTTTGGCTGATGGGCGAAAAACCTTGGTTGAGGTACTCAAAACGCCCTTTTATGATGCGAACAAGCAGGTGGCAGGAGTCATTGGCGTCGCTCGCGACATAACCAAGCACCATTTGGCTCTTGAGGCGATTATCCGGGAAAAGGAGACCGCACAGCGCTATCTTGATATCGCTGGAGTGATGTTTTGTGCTCTGAACAGAGCTGGAGAGATCATCCTGATCAACAAAAAGGGTTCCGAAATTCTCGGTTATGGAGACAATGAACTGTTGGGCCAGAACTGGTTTGATGTATGTCTCCCCGCCTCAGCCCGCAAAAAGGCCGGAGAGGTTTTTGCTGCGCAACTCGCAGGAGAACATACTCTGGTCAAGCTCTATGAAAGTTCGATCATCAACCGAAAAGGGGAAGAACGGCTTATCGCGTTTCACCGCACATTCCTACACGATGAGGACGGCATCAGTGGCGTGTTGTTTTCCGGAGAAGACATAACCGAAAAACGGCTGATTCAGGACGAACTCCTGAAAAATCAAAAGCTGGAATCCCTCGGCGTTCTCGCGGGCGGTATTGCGCACGATTTCAATAATATTCTCACTGCTATCATCGGCAACATTTCCTTGGCTCGCAGGTCCCTTGGAAATCCCGAAAAAACGGACCGACTCCTTGGAAATGCCGAGCAAGCATCTCTGCGGGCGACCTCGCTTGCAACCCAGTTGCTGACTTTTGCGATGGGGGGAAAGCCGATTAAGCAACGGGTGTCCGTTGAACATATTCTAGAGGAAGCTCTGCTGTTGACCCTTCGCGGAACAAATATCAAAGGGATTCTTGATATCCCCGAGGCCCTTCACGCAATAGAGGCGGATGAGGGGCAATTGAATCAGGTATTCAACAACCTTTTAATCAACGCCGTGCAGGCAATGCCTGCAGGAGGATCCTTGACCGTCAAGGCGGAGAATGTCTTTCTGGGCTCCCAAAACCAGATGTTACTGCCACGGGGAGAGTACGTTCTACTGTTATTTGCAGACCAGGGTTGCGGTATTCAGGAAAATGATCTGACCAAAATATTTGATCCCTATTTTACGACCAAGTCAGGTGGAAATGGTTTGGGGCTAGCATCAGCCAGCTCAATAATAAGACGGCATGGTGGCCATATCAGTGCAACATCCACCATGGGGCAAGGAACGATCTTTCAGATCTATCTGCCGGCAACGGATGAAATTTATTCAAAAGACCAGGCTGAAACTGAGCCGCAGATGGCCGCCGCCAATTTCAGTGGTTCGATTCTCGTCATGGACGATGAGACAATGATTCTGGATATATTAACGGATATGTTGCGGCACCTGGGATTTCACGTGACAGCGTGTGAGAATGGTGCGCTGGCAGTCGCAAAATATAAAGCGGAAGTCACCTCTGGAAAACCCTTTTCGGCGGTTATTATGGACCTAACCATCCCAGGGGGAATGGGTGGAAAGGAGGCCGCGGAACAAATTCTCGCCTTCGACCCGAAAGCAAGGCTGATTGTGTCCAGTGGCTACTCGAACGATCTTATCATGTCCGACTATGGTTCCTATGGTTTTATCGGTGCGGTGACAAAACCCTACAACCTGGCTAAGTTAAGCCAGGTTCTGAGTTCAACTGGTGTCGGCAATAGAGATATTGGTCCAGAACAGAGCTCTTCTGAAGTGTAG
- the clsB gene encoding cardiolipin synthase ClsB codes for MRKIKRRDRRQSLYPETLSNFTSGNTVTLLKDGDAYFSAIEAEFSKAKHDIYLESYIYANDTTGRRIAQALSQAALRGVKVHLLIDGYGSKGLSAPLLDQLRSDGVKTLIYRPDISPWTFRRKRLRRMHRKIAVVDRKIAFVGGINIIDDRETTGALLPRYDYAVAVKGPLVKMIRHSVKHLWSLVAWSSFRKGTVRGRRSSGTTFTQGKMRAAFLVRDNFLHRRDIEAAYLRAINQAKTEIILANAYFFPGHNFRHALIKAAGRGVRVVLLLQGRYDHRLQHYATQALYGHFLTAGIEIYEFHKSFLHAKVAVIDGHWATVGSSNIDPFSLLLAREANVVVEGQEFGAALAQSLRLAMESDAVRIFMEGWKHQPARLRITSWLSYGLLRLMIGICGYNREKSGLKKDEGLVW; via the coding sequence ATGAGAAAAATAAAGCGCAGAGATCGGCGACAAAGTCTCTATCCGGAAACCTTGTCGAATTTTACTTCAGGCAATACAGTCACTCTATTAAAGGATGGAGATGCCTACTTTTCCGCCATCGAAGCAGAGTTCAGCAAAGCAAAACATGATATTTACCTTGAGTCGTATATCTATGCGAATGATACCACCGGCCGGCGAATTGCGCAGGCATTAAGCCAGGCGGCCCTGCGTGGAGTAAAGGTTCATCTGCTGATCGACGGCTATGGCTCCAAGGGGTTATCCGCCCCGCTGCTCGACCAGCTCCGTTCGGACGGAGTGAAAACCCTTATTTATCGGCCTGACATTTCCCCATGGACGTTCCGTCGTAAACGCCTGCGCCGTATGCACCGGAAGATCGCGGTCGTTGATCGAAAAATTGCTTTTGTCGGGGGAATCAATATTATCGACGACAGGGAAACTACGGGAGCCTTGCTGCCACGATACGACTATGCGGTGGCTGTGAAAGGGCCATTGGTTAAGATGATCCGCCATTCTGTTAAACACCTTTGGTCGTTGGTGGCGTGGAGTTCATTTCGCAAAGGAACGGTCCGCGGCAGGAGAAGTTCCGGTACAACTTTTACCCAGGGAAAAATGAGGGCGGCCTTTCTGGTACGGGATAATTTTCTCCATCGACGTGACATTGAAGCGGCCTACCTGCGCGCCATAAATCAGGCGAAAACCGAAATCATTCTGGCCAATGCTTATTTTTTCCCGGGGCACAATTTCCGGCACGCACTGATCAAAGCCGCTGGCCGCGGGGTCAGAGTCGTTCTGTTGCTGCAGGGTCGTTATGATCATCGGCTCCAACACTATGCGACACAGGCACTTTATGGCCATTTCCTCACGGCGGGGATTGAAATTTATGAATTTCACAAGAGCTTCCTGCATGCCAAGGTGGCAGTGATCGACGGGCACTGGGCAACAGTGGGGTCCTCGAATATCGACCCGTTTAGTTTGTTGCTTGCAAGGGAAGCAAATGTTGTCGTTGAAGGACAAGAATTCGGTGCGGCCTTGGCACAGAGTCTCAGGTTGGCCATGGAAAGCGATGCAGTAAGGATCTTTATGGAAGGATGGAAACATCAGCCCGCCAGGTTACGAATCACGTCCTGGCTCAGTTATGGCTTACTGCGCCTGATGATAGGAATCTGCGGCTATAACCGTGAAAAATCCGGCCTGAAAAAAGACGAAGGCCTGGTATGGTAA
- a CDS encoding PAS domain-containing hybrid sensor histidine kinase/response regulator: MGKNLRQALEFAENIINTVREPLIVLDQDLRVVLASHSFYNVFQVKPEVTVGQLIYDLGNNQWNIPSLRELLENILPQKTSFVGYEVEHDFTTIGKRTMLLNARQVEQMMGKKRIILLAIEDITERSHLEDQLEESELRYRRLFETANDGIVLLEKNEGQVAHANPAIEKMLGYSETECLGKKLQDIGVSIDTRDFSATMQDLTREGILNYQNVLLKTKTGEEVCTDIYMVDRAQLAQCNIRDVSERKKLEAQVRHTQKMEAIGTLTGGIAHDFNNILSVIMGYGSMVLNTLPTDSPARGNMSEVLAAANRAADLTKRLLLFSRKESANMTPVNLNTLILNLQKMLSRVIRESINFHLDLTEQPLMVLADTGQIEQVLTNLVANARDVMLEGGQLLITSGIEEIDEDYVAANGYGQPGRYALITVADTGQGMDAETQQKIFEPFFTTKESGEGTGLGLAICYGIIKQHNGFIKVYSELGEGTIFKILLPLCVAAVLAKKTEETVAVIGGNETILIAEDNTALRDLSRAVLETFGYTVITAEDGEDAIAQFMVNQERISLVLLDVIMPKKSGKEVSEAISKVCPKIKILFASGYTMEIIGSKELEADGIDFIQKPYPPQKLLLKVREILDK; the protein is encoded by the coding sequence ATGGGGAAAAACCTGAGGCAAGCTCTGGAATTTGCCGAGAACATCATCAACACCGTGCGTGAACCCTTGATCGTTTTGGACCAAGATTTAAGAGTCGTCCTGGCGAGTCATTCCTTCTATAACGTATTTCAGGTCAAGCCGGAGGTGACCGTCGGACAGCTGATCTATGATTTGGGAAATAACCAGTGGAATATCCCCAGCCTGCGGGAACTGCTAGAAAATATTCTACCTCAGAAAACCAGTTTTGTCGGTTATGAAGTGGAGCACGATTTCACTACCATCGGTAAGCGAACCATGCTGTTGAATGCCCGGCAGGTTGAACAAATGATGGGCAAAAAGCGGATCATCCTGCTGGCGATTGAAGACATCACCGAGCGCAGCCATTTGGAAGACCAGTTAGAAGAGTCCGAACTTCGCTACCGGAGACTGTTTGAGACCGCTAACGACGGGATCGTACTGCTTGAAAAGAATGAAGGACAGGTCGCTCATGCAAATCCGGCCATTGAGAAAATGTTAGGGTATTCCGAAACAGAGTGTCTTGGGAAAAAACTCCAAGACATCGGTGTCTCTATCGATACACGTGATTTCTCTGCAACAATGCAGGATTTAACCCGGGAAGGCATCCTTAATTACCAAAATGTTCTTTTGAAAACCAAGACAGGGGAGGAGGTCTGCACGGACATATATATGGTCGACCGGGCCCAGTTGGCCCAATGCAATATTCGCGATGTGAGTGAACGGAAAAAGCTGGAAGCCCAAGTCCGTCATACCCAGAAGATGGAGGCCATCGGCACGCTGACTGGAGGGATTGCCCATGATTTCAATAATATTCTCAGTGTCATCATGGGGTATGGCAGCATGGTCTTGAATACCTTGCCGACCGACAGTCCAGCAAGGGGAAACATGTCCGAGGTCCTTGCTGCTGCCAATCGGGCCGCCGATCTTACTAAAAGGCTGCTGCTCTTCAGTCGCAAAGAGTCCGCTAACATGACGCCCGTTAATCTCAACACCCTTATTCTGAACCTGCAAAAAATGCTGTCCCGGGTTATCAGAGAGAGCATTAATTTTCATCTGGATCTTACGGAACAGCCTTTGATGGTTCTGGCTGATACCGGGCAAATCGAGCAGGTGCTGACCAACCTTGTTGCCAATGCCAGGGACGTCATGCTCGAAGGCGGGCAGCTGCTGATCACCTCCGGGATTGAGGAAATAGACGAAGACTATGTTGCCGCCAATGGTTATGGCCAACCGGGGAGGTATGCCCTGATCACGGTTGCAGATACCGGGCAGGGCATGGATGCGGAAACGCAGCAGAAAATATTCGAGCCTTTTTTTACCACCAAAGAGAGTGGAGAAGGAACCGGGCTTGGTCTCGCTATCTGCTACGGGATAATCAAACAGCATAACGGCTTTATCAAGGTCTATAGTGAGTTAGGCGAAGGCACGATTTTTAAAATATTACTTCCGCTATGTGTTGCAGCGGTCTTGGCCAAAAAAACGGAGGAAACCGTGGCGGTCATTGGCGGGAATGAGACGATCCTGATCGCCGAGGACAACACCGCACTGAGGGATTTATCACGGGCCGTGCTGGAGACCTTCGGTTACACAGTTATCACTGCGGAAGATGGCGAAGATGCAATAGCTCAATTCATGGTGAACCAGGAGCGGATCAGCCTCGTTCTGCTCGACGTCATCATGCCGAAGAAAAGCGGAAAAGAGGTCAGTGAGGCTATCAGCAAGGTTTGCCCCAAAATAAAAATACTCTTTGCGAGCGGCTATACCATGGAGATCATCGGCAGCAAAGAATTGGAGGCGGACGGCATTGACTTCATCCAGAAACCGTACCCGCCCCAAAAACTTTTGTTGAAGGTGAGGGAGATCCTGGACAAATGA
- a CDS encoding YXWGXW repeat-containing protein translates to MFSSAAGQAPPQPAEEQPEVLLRGPVNESFAQPVNLEIQAGFTAPIAPPADIEEIPPVERPAGEQFVWVPGYWAWDSDRDDYIWVSGCWRAVPPDMSWVPGYWARAARGWQWVAGFWAPVGNSAIAYLPAPPVLMDVEPPGPAPSPDLLWVPPCWYWNSGQYIRRSGYWITAQEDWVWVPSHYIGTPRGYIMAKGHWDYTLEHRGVLFAPIYFPRHSYEHPGLTFALRIVLDFDNLEASLFTRPQYNHYYFGDYYDRSYLRIGIFPWFEFEQQHTWYDPLYTHTRWRHQQREPQWEQHNRLEFDRRRADRSLRPPRTYRELASRANKMAESRRRTFEIAVPITRVSVSRTTPLRFERSKPEARKQLPKHTDEVRKFGRERSRWEAQGVARQTSPLKRGERGVLGKTQEQAIPAAGHIEHGEKRDSGWQGPTPSPRQQQPKAVTPRESGQRPLDRVRVQISPVAGKKGGAGYLGKSPTRPEQEQRNQKELDEEQDKPRGPEEKQRNQR, encoded by the coding sequence GTGTTTAGCAGCGCGGCCGGGCAAGCCCCGCCACAACCGGCAGAGGAGCAGCCGGAGGTTCTGCTGCGGGGACCGGTAAATGAGTCTTTTGCTCAGCCGGTCAACCTTGAGATTCAAGCTGGTTTTACGGCCCCCATAGCACCACCAGCCGACATTGAGGAGATTCCTCCGGTGGAGCGCCCCGCCGGCGAACAGTTTGTCTGGGTGCCAGGGTATTGGGCGTGGGATTCGGACCGGGATGACTATATCTGGGTGAGTGGTTGCTGGCGGGCCGTGCCCCCGGATATGTCCTGGGTACCCGGTTACTGGGCGCGGGCAGCAAGGGGCTGGCAATGGGTGGCAGGATTCTGGGCACCGGTCGGCAATAGCGCCATCGCGTATTTGCCGGCACCACCGGTGTTGATGGATGTCGAACCACCGGGTCCAGCGCCATCACCAGATCTGCTGTGGGTGCCGCCCTGCTGGTACTGGAATTCCGGGCAATATATTCGTAGGTCTGGTTACTGGATTACGGCTCAGGAGGATTGGGTCTGGGTGCCATCTCATTACATCGGGACGCCGCGCGGGTATATCATGGCGAAGGGGCATTGGGACTACACCCTTGAGCACCGCGGAGTCCTGTTTGCTCCGATCTATTTTCCCCGCCACAGTTACGAGCATCCGGGATTGACTTTCGCACTCAGGATCGTCCTTGATTTCGACAACTTGGAGGCCAGTCTGTTCACCCGACCGCAGTACAATCACTACTACTTCGGTGATTACTACGATAGAAGCTATCTCCGTATCGGGATCTTTCCATGGTTTGAGTTCGAGCAGCAACACACTTGGTATGACCCGCTATATACGCATACCCGCTGGCGCCATCAGCAGAGAGAGCCTCAGTGGGAACAACACAACCGCCTGGAATTTGATCGTCGCCGCGCCGACAGATCACTACGGCCACCACGGACCTATCGCGAGCTGGCGAGCCGCGCGAACAAAATGGCGGAGTCCAGGCGCAGGACCTTCGAAATTGCGGTGCCGATAACACGGGTTAGCGTCAGCAGGACGACGCCGTTAAGGTTCGAACGGAGCAAACCGGAAGCCCGAAAACAACTCCCGAAGCACACCGATGAGGTCCGCAAGTTTGGCCGCGAACGCAGCCGTTGGGAGGCACAGGGAGTTGCACGGCAGACCAGCCCGTTGAAGAGGGGGGAGCGCGGTGTCTTGGGCAAAACGCAAGAACAGGCGATCCCGGCGGCAGGGCATATAGAACACGGCGAAAAACGGGACAGCGGCTGGCAGGGACCAACGCCTTCACCCAGGCAGCAACAGCCGAAGGCCGTTACACCGCGTGAATCCGGACAACGTCCGTTGGACCGGGTGAGGGTTCAGATTTCTCCGGTGGCGGGTAAAAAAGGAGGCGCTGGCTACCTGGGGAAATCGCCGACCCGACCAGAGCAGGAACAGCGAAATCAAAAAGAGCTGGACGAGGAACAGGACAAACCAAGAGGGCCGGAGGAGAAACAGAGAAATCAAAGGTGA